In one window of Bradyrhizobium sp. AZCC 1721 DNA:
- a CDS encoding tetratricopeptide repeat protein — protein sequence MFQKLPHPLRVTRLLACASTLILALGIGGCQTSGLSDITGSIGEKADTDHAADPRRDIQLYQERYRANPKDADAALKYGKALRATGQRSQAVAVLEQASIAHPGNKPLLATYGRALADNGNFQQAFDVLGRAHSPDDPDWRLLSAQGATLDQLGRYEEARQYYASALKIVPDHPSVLSNLGLSYVLSKDLPRAEETLRRAHSLAGTDPRVRANLALAVGLQGHFAEAEKIVKADLPPAEAAANVAQLKRMLARKDKENARAEADKMPIAAARRLD from the coding sequence ATGTTCCAGAAGTTGCCTCATCCGCTCCGTGTCACGCGGCTCCTTGCGTGCGCATCGACCCTGATCCTGGCGTTGGGGATTGGCGGCTGCCAGACCTCGGGACTGTCAGACATTACCGGTTCGATCGGCGAGAAGGCCGACACCGACCACGCCGCCGATCCGCGCCGCGATATCCAGCTTTACCAGGAACGCTATCGCGCCAATCCGAAGGATGCCGACGCGGCCCTGAAATACGGTAAGGCGCTTCGCGCGACAGGGCAGCGGTCGCAGGCGGTTGCGGTGCTCGAACAGGCCTCCATCGCCCATCCGGGCAATAAGCCGCTGCTCGCAACCTATGGCCGCGCGCTGGCGGATAACGGCAATTTCCAGCAGGCCTTCGACGTGCTCGGCCGCGCCCACAGCCCCGACGATCCCGATTGGCGGCTGCTGTCGGCGCAGGGAGCAACACTGGATCAACTCGGCCGATACGAGGAGGCGCGGCAATACTATGCGAGCGCGCTGAAAATCGTGCCCGACCATCCGTCGGTGCTGTCCAATCTCGGACTGTCCTACGTGCTTTCGAAGGATCTGCCCAGGGCCGAGGAGACGCTGCGCCGCGCCCACAGCCTGGCCGGGACCGATCCGCGGGTGCGCGCCAATCTTGCACTGGCGGTCGGCCTGCAGGGGCATTTTGCCGAGGCAGAAAAGATTGTGAAGGCCGACCTGCCGCCCGCCGAGGCGGCAGCCAACGTCGCGCAATTGAAGAGGATGCTGGCGCGAAAGGACAAGGAGAACGCGCGGGCCGAGGCCGACAAGATGCCGATCGCCGCGGCCCGACGCCTCGACTAG
- a CDS encoding PilZ domain-containing protein — protein MLANRRRSERRACRNFAKIQFATGGLPRDCMITDMSDGGVKIIAEYPEIPPEFTVIFSEGRPRQCKLAWRIGCELGAQFLD, from the coding sequence ATGTTAGCGAATCGCCGCAGAAGCGAACGACGTGCGTGCAGAAACTTTGCGAAAATACAGTTTGCGACCGGCGGATTGCCGCGCGACTGCATGATTACAGACATGTCGGATGGCGGCGTGAAGATCATCGCCGAATATCCCGAAATTCCTCCCGAATTCACGGTGATCTTTTCGGAGGGAAGGCCGCGTCAGTGCAAGCTGGCTTGGCGGATCGGTTGCGAACTCGGCGCGCAATTCCTCGACTAG